In a genomic window of Helianthus annuus cultivar XRQ/B chromosome 10, HanXRQr2.0-SUNRISE, whole genome shotgun sequence:
- the LOC110881084 gene encoding uncharacterized protein LOC110881084 produces MILKRNWALIFVTSSSNPIKPPSSSLSSTSLTTAHSVLTHHGFPIGLLPTGVFSYNLNTTTGEFSVDLGTPCRLILPPDNYLATYSKKVTGKIVENRIAELKGIRVRAFSQWWGITGIKINGDDLVFEVGMVTAKYLVKNFDESPQCEGKKHSSS; encoded by the coding sequence ATGATTCTTAAAAGGAATTGGGCTCTCATCTTTGTAACATCTTCTTCAAACCCTATCaaaccaccatcatcttcactcTCATCTACATCGTTAACCACCGCTCACTCCGTTCTCACCCACCACGGCTTCCCAATCGGTCTTCTCCCCACCGGTGTCTTCTCATACAACCTCAACACCACCACCGGCGAGTTCTCCGTCGACCTAGGAACCCCCTGCCGTCTCATCCTCCCCCCTGACAACTATCTCGCCACCTATTCGAAGAAAGTCACCGGCAAGATCGTTGAGAATCGGATTGCTGAACTTAAGGGGATTAGGGTTAGGGCTTTTTCCCAATGGTGGGGGATTACTGGAATTAAAATTAACGGTGATGATCTTGTGTTTGAAGTTGGGATGGTGACTGCTAAGTATCTGGTTAAGAATTTTGATGAGAGTCCTCAGTGTGAGGGTAAAAAGCACTCGTCTTCTTGA